In the Clostridia bacterium genome, CGTATAACAGCTTCAGCGTATTCCGGGCCCAATTTGATCGCTGGTTTGCTTCCCAAGCCGAAGAAGCCGGGGTTCACCTGGCCACCCGGACCTTGGTCAAAGAGCTTTTGGTTAGTGAAGGCCAGGTTTGCGGGGTAAGGACCGGGGCGGGGGAGGAGCTAAGGGCGGATGTGGTCATCCTGGCCGAGGGGGTAAACGCCCTGCTTACCCGCCAGCTCCTAGGATTGAAGGAGATTCCTCCAGAGCAGGTGGCAGTTGGGGTTAAGGAGGTTATTTCCCTTGACCCGGGCCGAATTGAGGAGAGGTTTGGCTTGGAGAAAGGCCAGGGAGCTGCCATTGAGATGGCCGGAGAGGCGACCAAGGGTCTTGTAGGTGTAGCCTTTTTGTATACCAACCGGGAGAGCGTTTCCCTGGGCCTGGGAGTAATGGCCAGTGAGCTTAAGCGCGCTCGGACTACCCCCTATGAGCTTCTGGATGCCCTTAAATCGCACCCGGCGGTGGCGCGGTTGATTGCCGGCGGCCAAGTAGAGGAGTATGCCGCCCACCTAATACCCGAGGGCGGATTTCGGAATATGCCTCGGCTGTATGGGCCGGGATTCCTGGTGGTTGGCGATGCAGCTATGCTGGTAAACCACATCCACCGCGAGGGCTCCAATCTGGCCATCACTTCCGGACGGCTAGCGGCCCAGGCGGTGCTGGCCGCCAAGGAAAAGGGCGATTTCAGCGCGGCCGGGCTATCCTTATACGGGGAACTTCTGGCCCAAAGCTTTGTGCTGCTAGACCTGTGGACCTATGCCTGGGCTGAGCCCCAGGCCTTTGAGAAGGTACCTGAACTATTTCCTCAGCTAGGATCTCTGGCCTGTTCCCTTGGCCGCAAGCTGATGCTGGTTAATGGCCGACCCAAGCTTGCGACTTTCCACGACATGTTTGCTGAGGTGGTGGCGCGAATTCCGGCGGAGCGGATCAAGGTGCTGGCCGAAGCCATGCTGGGCGAGGAAGCTATGCGGGCGAAGCCGCCGCGCTTGGCGGGGAGGCCCAGCTGGGCGACGGCGGAAAGGCCAGCCCAAGGGGGGACAGTGGTCACCAGGGTGGCGCCGAGCTCGCAAGCAGCATCGGGAGGGCAAGAGCCATGAAGATAGAGGATCGCCTGGCGACGGTTGCTTATAAAGTGGGTTACCCGCCTCACCTGACCCTGCGGGAGGAGAGGATATGTCGGGAGAGCTGCTTGGACCGGCCCTGTACCTACGTCTGTCCAGCCCGAACCTATGTCTGGCAGGAAGATAAGCTGGTCATCAGCTACGAGAATTGTCTGGAATGCGGGACCTGCCGGGTGACCTGCCCGGAAGCCAACCTGTT is a window encoding:
- a CDS encoding FAD-dependent oxidoreductase, whose amino-acid sequence is MNGEKVDAIVVGAGPAGIAAAMTLAQAGLEVIVAERGEYPGSKNVMGGILYAHPLNELVPRFWERAPLERPIVQQNLWLLDSQAAFTVGFRDPELGREPYNSFSVFRAQFDRWFASQAEEAGVHLATRTLVKELLVSEGQVCGVRTGAGEELRADVVILAEGVNALLTRQLLGLKEIPPEQVAVGVKEVISLDPGRIEERFGLEKGQGAAIEMAGEATKGLVGVAFLYTNRESVSLGLGVMASELKRARTTPYELLDALKSHPAVARLIAGGQVEEYAAHLIPEGGFRNMPRLYGPGFLVVGDAAMLVNHIHREGSNLAITSGRLAAQAVLAAKEKGDFSAAGLSLYGELLAQSFVLLDLWTYAWAEPQAFEKVPELFPQLGSLACSLGRKLMLVNGRPKLATFHDMFAEVVARIPAERIKVLAEAMLGEEAMRAKPPRLAGRPSWATAERPAQGGTVVTRVAPSSQAASGGQEP
- a CDS encoding 4Fe-4S dicluster domain-containing protein, with the translated sequence MKIEDRLATVAYKVGYPPHLTLREERICRESCLDRPCTYVCPARTYVWQEDKLVISYENCLECGTCRVTCPEANLFWAYPPGGYGVKYRFG